DNA from Prunus persica cultivar Lovell chromosome G6, Prunus_persica_NCBIv2, whole genome shotgun sequence:
TAATGGTTACTTCTGGTGAAAGAAAAAGACCTAGACTTTTTGTTACATATTATTTGTTGGAGTTTCTACCGATAAGTCATGACTTAATGTAACTTTTCTGGACTGCCAAGGATAGCATTATGTGGATCGGAGGCTCAAAAGCAGGAATATTTACCTTCCTTGGCTGAATTAAAAACTGTAGCCTGCTGGGTAAGATCCTCTATTATGAATATTTGTATTTGATATCTTTTGTATGCTAATGTCAAGATCTCAAATCTGCTTGTCTGCATGTTAAAGGCTTTGACTGAGCCTGACTATGGAAGTGATGCAAGTGCCTTGAGAACAACAGCAACAAAGGTGGTTTCAACCTTTCGATctgcttctttatttctgtTAAAACGGAAATgtcatggtttttgtttttgtttttgtttttgttttttgggtatCATGGCTATGATCTCATGCTATGTCAcgtttcttgtttgtttgagGTCATCAGGTGGAAGGCGGTTGGATACTTGAGGGCCAAAAGCGCTGGATAGGGAATAGTACCTTTGCTGATGTATTGGTTATTTTTGCTAGGAATACAACAACAAATCAGATTAATGGGTAGGAAATAGCACCTGTGCTGATGTATTGGTTATTTTTTCTAGGAATACAATAAGAAATCAGAGTAATGGGtacataaaacataaaaatgtaTAAAATCTCTCTATATGTGTTCGAAACTTGTTTGTTAaacttaaaatatgaataatctCTTTCTCATTATTTCTCTCATTGCATTGGTATTGAGATGCTTAGGAGTCATGGAAAATTAGTGTGATGGTTTTCCATAGCAGCATCCTCATGTTGAAtgtatttcttttcccttctGTTTCAGATATATAGTAAAGAAGAATGTCCCTGGACTGACTGctacaaaaatagaaaataaaattggtttgCGAATTGTTCAAAATGGAGATATTCTCTTAAAGAAAGTCTTTGTCCCTGATGAGGACAGGTTACCTGGTGTTAATTCTTTTCAGGATACTAGCAAGGTATGCTGCAACAAGAAGTGATTCTTCAAATAGTTTATTTTGCTAtgatctctctttttttttttgcacgTGTCAAAATGGCTTTATGAGTATTTATTGATTTAATGTTGCCTTAAACTACTGAAACAGGTTCTTGCTGTTTCACGTGTCATGGTCGCCTGGCAACCTATTGGTTTATCTATGGGAGTCTATGATATGTGTCACAGGTAAAAGACGAATACCTATGCATCTCTCATCTTCCATCAAGTGTACTTTCCAAGTTTCTAGTGTTTCCTAGTCTGAGTTCTAAGTAATTGAAAGGTATCTGAAGGAGAGGAAACAATTTGGAGCCCCCCTTGCAGCTTTCCAAATCAACCAAGAGAAACTTGTTCGTATGCTGGGTAATGTTCAAGCTATGGTACTTATAGGTTGGCGCCTCTGTAAGTTGTATGAGAAGGGTAAAATGACTCCAGGTCACGCTAGCTTGGGGAAGGTAAGACAAAATGACATCCTGATGCATTCAGTTATCTTGTTGCTTATCCATTCTGTAATGaacttttgtaattttcagGCATGGATTACTCTGAGGGCAAGGGAAACGGTTGCTCTAGGGAGGGAATTACTAGGTGGCAATGGAATTTTAGCTGATTTTCTTGTTGCAAAGGTTATCATGCTCATCTCTCAATTCATAGTTTTTATTTCTGAACCTAGAGAAGGATTGGATCATACAAGGATTTGATTAGTCTCATTTTCAAGCTAGGATTCGAAGGCAGTGTTAGATTTGAGTCTAAATTTGCTCTCTATGAAATTGACTTTTATACCTAATCCTTAT
Protein-coding regions in this window:
- the LOC18774067 gene encoding acyl-coenzyme A oxidase 4, peroxisomal, translating into MTVPPNQDDVNKNERTNYFNSPAMDVSLAFPQATPASTFPPCTSDYYQFDDLLTPEEQAVRLRVRQCLEKDVAPIMAEYWEKAEFPFHVIPKFGALRIAGGTIKGYGCPGLSITANAFATAEIARVDASCSTFFLVHSSLAMLTIALCGSEAQKQEYLPSLAELKTVACWALTEPDYGSDASALRTTATKVEGGWILEGQKRWIGNSTFADVLVIFARNTTTNQINGYIVKKNVPGLTATKIENKIGLRIVQNGDILLKKVFVPDEDRLPGVNSFQDTSKVLAVSRVMVAWQPIGLSMGVYDMCHRYLKERKQFGAPLAAFQINQEKLVRMLGNVQAMVLIGWRLCKLYEKGKMTPGHASLGKAWITLRARETVALGRELLGGNGILADFLVAKAFGDLEPIYTFEGTYDINALVTGREITGIASFKPAASSQRSRL